GCGGTGGCGGTCGACCGCGCCATGGACCGCGCGCTGGTCCTGCTCGCCCCCCGCCTGCGCGAGGAGGAGGTGCGGGTGGAGCGGGACATCCCGGCCGACGCCCGCGTGCGCGGCGATTCGGTGCGGCTGGAACAGGTCTTCGTCAATCTGCTGCGCAACGCCGCCGACGCCATGGCCGGCTGCGACGAGCGGCGTCTGACCCTGACCGCCGCCCGCAACGCCGAGGGCTGGGAGATCCGCATCGGCGACAGCGGCACCGGCATCGCCGAGGCGCACCAGTTCCAGCTGTTCGACCCCTTCTTCACCACCAAGGAGGTCGGGCAGGGGCTTGGCCTGGGGCTGTCGCTGTCCTATGGCATCGTGCGGGATTTCGGCGGCACCCTGCGGGCGGAGAACAATCCCGGCGGCGGCGCCTGCTTCGTCATCCAGCTGCCGCAAGCGCAATGAGGGGCAGATGAAGACCGATCCACTTGCCACACCCGTGCTGTTCATCGACGACGAGCTGGCGATGCGCGTGTCGGTGACGCAATGGCTGCAACTGGCCGGCTTCGCGGCGGAAGGCTTCGAGACGCCGCAGCCGGCGCTGGATCGGCTGTCGCCCGATTTCCCCGGCCTGCTGGTCAGCGACCTGCGGATGCCGCGGATGGACGGCATGGCGGTGCTGGAGCGGGCGCTGGCCCGTGACGCCGACCTGCCGGTGATCCTGGTGACCGGCCATGGCGACGTGGCGCTGGCGGTGGAGGCGATGCGGCGCGGCGCCTACGACTTCATCGAGAAGCCCTTCGAACCCGACCATCTGGTCGCCGTGCTGCGCCGCGCCGCCGAGAAGCGGCGTCTGGTGCTGGAGAACCGGGGCCTGCGCCGGCGCGCGGCCGGCGGCGGGATCGAGACGCGGCTGATCGGCACCTCCCCCGCCATCGCAGAGCTGCGGCGCGAGCTGATCGGGCTTGCCGCCACCAGCGCCAGCGTGCTGATCCATGGCGAGACCGGCACCGGCAAGGAGCTGGTCGCCCGCTGCCTGCATGATTTCGGCCCCAGGGGCGACAAGGGCGCCTTCGTCGCCGTCAATTGCGGCGCCATTCCCGACAGCATGGCGGAAAGCGAGCTGTTCGGCCACGAGCCGGGGGCCTTCACCGGCGCCACCCAGCGCCGCGCCGGCAAGCTGGAACATGCCAGCGGCGGCACCCTGCTGCTCGACGAGATCGAGAGCATGCCGATGGCCATCCAGATCAAGCTGCTGCGGGCCCTGCAGGAACGGACCATCGAACGGCTGGGCTCCAACAAGCAGGTTCCGGTCGACCTGCGGCTGGTGGCGGCGACCAAGACCGATCTGCTCGACCTCAGCGAGACGGGACGCTTCCGCGCCGACCTCTATTACCGCCTGAACGTGGCGGAGCTGCACATCCCGCCGCTGCGGGCGCGGGCGGAGGACATTCCGCTGCTGTTCGACTATTTCGCCGCCGACTTCGCCACCCGCCACGACCGCGATCCGCGCCCGCTGGAGCCGGCCGACCTCGACGCCCTGCTGGCCCATGACTGGCCCGGCAATGTGCGGGAGCTGCGCAATCTGGCCGAACGCCACGTCCTGTCGGTCGGGCGCGGCGGCATCGCCGGCCTGCTGCGCCGCCGTCCCGTCGGCGGCGACGCGGTGGCGGCCCCCCGCGCGCTCGCCGATCAGGTCGACGCCTTCGAGAAGCGGGCGATCGAACAGGCGCTGGAACGCTGCAAGGGCGACATCAAGGCGGTGATGGAGCTGCTGGACATCCCGCGCCGCACCCTGAACGAGAAGATGGCCCGCCACGGGCTGGACCGCATGCGCTTCCTGCCGCGGAGCTGAGCCCCGCTGCCGTCGGGCCGGTCATCTCCCCCGTCCGCTTCGCGCCCGCCCGTCGGCGCGGGCCGCGAAATCCGTCGGCGGGAAGCACCGGCCGCCGCGCCTTGTCATGTGAAGTCCCCGCCATGGATCGGTGCCGGCGCAGCAGACGGGACAACCCTGACAACGCCGGACACCAGCCCGAACACAATCACGCCACCAGCG
Above is a window of Azospirillum sp. B510 DNA encoding:
- a CDS encoding sigma-54-dependent transcriptional regulator → MKTDPLATPVLFIDDELAMRVSVTQWLQLAGFAAEGFETPQPALDRLSPDFPGLLVSDLRMPRMDGMAVLERALARDADLPVILVTGHGDVALAVEAMRRGAYDFIEKPFEPDHLVAVLRRAAEKRRLVLENRGLRRRAAGGGIETRLIGTSPAIAELRRELIGLAATSASVLIHGETGTGKELVARCLHDFGPRGDKGAFVAVNCGAIPDSMAESELFGHEPGAFTGATQRRAGKLEHASGGTLLLDEIESMPMAIQIKLLRALQERTIERLGSNKQVPVDLRLVAATKTDLLDLSETGRFRADLYYRLNVAELHIPPLRARAEDIPLLFDYFAADFATRHDRDPRPLEPADLDALLAHDWPGNVRELRNLAERHVLSVGRGGIAGLLRRRPVGGDAVAAPRALADQVDAFEKRAIEQALERCKGDIKAVMELLDIPRRTLNEKMARHGLDRMRFLPRS